One segment of Mycolicibacterium sp. YH-1 DNA contains the following:
- a CDS encoding SDR family NAD(P)-dependent oxidoreductase — MGYADDLFDLTDRVVLVTGGSRGLGREMAFAAAQCGADVIIASRNLESCVMTAEEISASTGRTAYPYQVHVGRWDQLDGLVDATYDRFGRVDVLINNAGMSPLYDSLTSVTEQLFDAVVNLNLKGPFRLSTLVAERMIADGGGSIINVSSTGSLRPDEHMLPYAAAKAGLNALTEGLAKAYGPTVRVNTLMAGPFLTDISKAWDFGATTNPFAHLALRRAGQPAEIIGAAMFLASDASSFTTGSILRADGGIP; from the coding sequence AGCCGCGGCCTGGGGCGTGAGATGGCCTTCGCCGCCGCCCAGTGTGGCGCCGACGTCATCATCGCCAGCCGCAATCTCGAGTCGTGCGTGATGACTGCCGAGGAGATCTCGGCATCGACGGGTCGCACGGCGTACCCCTACCAGGTGCACGTCGGACGCTGGGACCAACTCGACGGCCTCGTCGACGCAACCTATGACCGCTTCGGCAGGGTCGACGTCCTGATCAACAACGCAGGCATGTCACCGCTCTACGACTCGCTGACGTCTGTGACCGAGCAGCTGTTCGACGCGGTGGTGAACCTGAACCTCAAGGGCCCGTTCCGGTTGTCGACGCTGGTCGCCGAGCGCATGATCGCCGACGGTGGCGGGTCGATCATCAACGTGAGTTCGACGGGGTCGCTGCGGCCCGATGAGCACATGCTGCCGTACGCCGCGGCGAAGGCCGGTCTCAACGCCCTCACCGAGGGTCTGGCCAAGGCGTACGGCCCGACCGTCCGCGTCAACACCTTGATGGCTGGTCCGTTCCTCACCGACATCAGCAAGGCGTGGGACTTCGGCGCGACAACCAATCCCTTCGCGCACCTCGCACTGCGACGTGCCGGTCAGCCAGCCGAGATCATCGGCGCAGCAATGTTTCTGGCCTCGGATGCATCGAGCTTCACCACCGGATCGATCCTGCGGGCCGACGGCGGGATTCCCTGA
- a CDS encoding NAD(P)-dependent oxidoreductase — protein MTNPHSSPVSFLGVGEMGSALARAAVSAGFSVTVWNRDRTKAAALDGVAVADTAAEAVKAAPTVVVCLFDHASVHDVLDPIVDSLAGRRLINLTTTSPDGARELAAWASAAGAEYLDGGIMVPPTLVGTPQSSVLYSGSQGLYDDCRELLELWGAAEYFGDDAGMASLYDLALLSGMYVMFAGFFHGAAMVGAAGVPAKDFGVRAVALLQNVMSAIPLYADVIDGGDYALPGQQSLEFSDISDIVDTSRAQGISTELVDVVQRLIHRQIDAGHGRDGFPRVIESIKDPESAA, from the coding sequence ATGACCAACCCACATTCCTCACCCGTTTCGTTCCTCGGGGTCGGCGAGATGGGCTCGGCCCTGGCTCGGGCCGCCGTCTCCGCCGGATTCAGTGTCACCGTGTGGAACCGAGACCGCACCAAGGCGGCCGCGCTGGACGGAGTCGCGGTGGCCGACACCGCCGCCGAGGCGGTCAAAGCCGCGCCGACGGTCGTGGTGTGCCTGTTCGACCACGCGTCGGTGCACGACGTGCTAGACCCGATCGTGGACAGCCTCGCGGGACGTCGGCTGATCAACCTGACCACGACGTCACCCGATGGAGCCCGCGAACTCGCGGCGTGGGCGTCGGCCGCGGGCGCGGAGTACCTCGACGGTGGCATCATGGTGCCCCCGACGCTGGTCGGAACACCGCAGTCCAGCGTCCTGTACAGCGGGTCGCAGGGCCTTTACGACGATTGCCGTGAGCTTCTCGAGTTATGGGGTGCCGCCGAGTATTTCGGCGACGACGCCGGGATGGCATCGCTGTACGACCTGGCGTTGCTATCGGGAATGTATGTGATGTTCGCCGGCTTCTTCCACGGCGCGGCGATGGTCGGTGCGGCGGGGGTTCCCGCCAAGGACTTCGGTGTACGCGCAGTCGCGTTGCTGCAGAACGTGATGTCGGCGATCCCCTTGTACGCCGATGTCATTGACGGCGGGGACTATGCGTTGCCGGGTCAGCAGAGCTTGGAGTTCTCCGACATCAGCGACATCGTCGACACCAGCCGCGCGCAGGGGATCAGTACCGAACTGGTCGATGTGGTGCAGCGCCTGATTCACCGGCAGATTGACGCCGGGCACGGCCGCGATGGGTTCCCCCGCGTGATTGAGAGCATCAAGGACCCGGAGTCGGCCGCATGA
- a CDS encoding NAD(P)-dependent oxidoreductase yields the protein MTVTVLGLGPMGQALANALLDANLSVTVWNRTEEKAAKLRDRGARWATTPADAVAASDITLINVVDHAVVDALVAAAGPTVAGRTIVSLTSDTPDKARRTVELVAAAGGRYLDGTIMTPTTTIGTPDASILCAGPREVFDEQLAVLAVLAVPTWLGDDYGRAAAFDVALLNMFWTSMSGALNALKVAQANGIGATDLLPHALGIVDILPAILTEVAERIRDGRHDEAEAPVVSVAASLRHLIAASGEAGVDAVALTALQRTADAAVAAGHGQDEISGLFEYL from the coding sequence ATGACCGTGACGGTACTGGGACTCGGACCGATGGGTCAGGCTCTTGCGAATGCGTTGCTCGACGCGAATCTGTCCGTCACGGTGTGGAATCGCACCGAGGAGAAGGCCGCAAAGTTGCGGGACAGAGGCGCAAGGTGGGCAACCACACCCGCCGATGCCGTTGCAGCCAGCGACATCACGCTGATCAACGTCGTCGACCACGCGGTGGTGGACGCACTGGTTGCGGCAGCGGGCCCAACCGTCGCGGGGCGCACCATCGTGAGCCTCACCTCGGACACCCCGGACAAGGCGCGCCGCACCGTAGAGCTGGTGGCGGCGGCCGGGGGGCGGTATCTCGACGGCACCATCATGACGCCGACCACGACCATCGGGACTCCGGATGCCAGCATCCTCTGCGCTGGGCCGCGCGAGGTGTTCGACGAGCAGCTCGCCGTGCTCGCCGTGCTCGCGGTGCCGACATGGTTGGGCGATGACTATGGTCGCGCCGCCGCGTTCGACGTCGCCCTGCTCAACATGTTCTGGACCTCGATGAGTGGTGCCCTGAACGCGCTGAAGGTGGCCCAGGCCAATGGCATCGGCGCGACCGACCTCCTTCCGCATGCGCTCGGCATCGTGGACATCCTGCCCGCGATTCTCACCGAGGTCGCGGAGCGGATACGTGACGGCCGGCACGACGAGGCCGAGGCCCCGGTGGTGTCAGTCGCCGCCTCGCTGCGCCATCTCATCGCCGCATCGGGGGAGGCGGGCGTGGACGCGGTGGCGTTGACGGCGCTGCAGCGCACCGCTGATGCCGCGGTGGCGGCTGGGCACGGGCAGGACGAGATATCTGGTTTGTTCGAGTACCTGTGA
- a CDS encoding alkyl/aryl-sulfatase, whose product MEQQPPSDVIEAAHAEHHSALPLEDTRDFEDADRGFIGALEPCVVKAADGRVVWDNDSYAFLAGDAPTTVHPSLWRQSQLCAKQGLYEVVEGIYQVRGLDLSNISFIEGDTGVIVIDPLISTETAAAALALYRAHRGDRAVRAVIYTHSHADHFGGVLGVTTQADVDAGKVAIIAPEHFTEHAVQENVYAGTAMARRAAYMYGAALARGPQGQVGCGLGQVGSTGEVALIVPTVDIKTTGEKHTFDGVEIEFQMAPGTEAPAEMHFYFPKFRALCMAENATHNMHNLLTLRGALVRDPHGWSGYLTEAIDTFSDRADVVFASHHWPTWGKDQIVEFLSLQRDMYAYLHDQTLRQLNQGFTGIEIAETFQMPPALERAWHTHGYYGSVSHNVKAVYQRYMGWFDGNPARLWAHPPEAIGPRYVEAIGGLDRVVELAQHAYDEGDYRWAATLLDHAVFTDQEHAGARQLYADTLEQMAYGAENATWRNFFLSGATELREGNLGTPTQTTSPSLLGQLTPDQMFDSLAINVNGPRAWDLDLAIDVTFADIATNYRLTLRNGVLVHRKVPADPATAGATVTLATKARLLMFAAGDVTSPGVEVAGDANALPMLLSALDRPNPGFDIVTP is encoded by the coding sequence ATGGAGCAGCAGCCGCCGAGCGATGTCATCGAAGCCGCGCATGCCGAGCATCACAGCGCCCTTCCGCTGGAGGACACACGGGACTTCGAGGATGCCGACCGCGGCTTCATCGGCGCACTGGAACCCTGCGTCGTGAAGGCCGCGGACGGCAGAGTGGTGTGGGACAACGACTCCTACGCGTTCCTCGCCGGGGACGCACCGACCACAGTGCACCCCAGCCTCTGGCGTCAGTCGCAGCTGTGCGCCAAGCAGGGCCTGTACGAGGTGGTCGAGGGCATCTACCAGGTGCGTGGACTCGACCTGTCCAATATCAGCTTCATCGAGGGCGACACCGGCGTCATTGTCATCGACCCCCTGATCTCAACTGAGACCGCGGCCGCGGCCCTGGCGCTGTACCGCGCGCACCGCGGCGACCGGGCCGTCCGGGCGGTCATCTACACCCACAGCCACGCGGACCACTTCGGCGGCGTGCTTGGCGTGACGACTCAGGCCGACGTCGATGCGGGCAAGGTGGCGATCATCGCGCCCGAGCACTTCACCGAACACGCCGTGCAGGAGAACGTGTACGCCGGAACGGCGATGGCGCGCCGCGCCGCCTACATGTACGGCGCCGCGCTCGCCCGGGGACCGCAGGGGCAGGTCGGGTGCGGGCTCGGCCAGGTGGGTTCCACCGGCGAGGTTGCGCTGATCGTCCCGACGGTGGACATCAAGACCACCGGCGAGAAGCACACCTTCGACGGCGTCGAGATCGAGTTCCAGATGGCGCCCGGTACCGAGGCGCCCGCCGAGATGCACTTCTACTTCCCGAAGTTTCGCGCGTTGTGCATGGCGGAGAATGCGACCCACAACATGCACAACCTGCTGACGTTGCGCGGGGCACTGGTGCGCGATCCGCACGGCTGGTCGGGGTATCTGACCGAGGCCATCGACACCTTCTCCGACCGCGCCGACGTGGTGTTCGCCTCGCACCACTGGCCGACGTGGGGCAAGGATCAGATCGTCGAATTCCTGTCCCTGCAACGAGATATGTACGCATACCTGCACGACCAGACGCTGCGTCAGCTCAACCAGGGCTTCACGGGCATCGAGATTGCCGAGACGTTCCAGATGCCGCCGGCACTGGAGCGGGCGTGGCACACCCACGGCTACTACGGCTCTGTGAGCCACAACGTCAAGGCCGTGTACCAGCGCTACATGGGCTGGTTCGACGGCAACCCCGCCCGGCTGTGGGCGCACCCGCCGGAGGCCATCGGTCCGCGCTACGTCGAGGCCATCGGCGGCCTCGACCGCGTCGTCGAACTCGCGCAGCACGCCTACGACGAGGGTGACTACCGTTGGGCAGCAACGCTGCTCGATCACGCCGTTTTCACCGACCAGGAGCACGCCGGCGCGCGGCAGCTGTACGCCGACACTCTCGAGCAGATGGCCTACGGCGCCGAGAATGCCACGTGGCGCAACTTCTTCCTGTCCGGCGCCACCGAGCTTCGGGAGGGGAACCTCGGCACGCCGACCCAGACGACGTCACCGTCGCTGCTGGGCCAGTTGACGCCGGATCAGATGTTCGACTCCTTGGCCATCAACGTCAACGGACCGCGTGCGTGGGACCTCGATCTCGCGATCGACGTGACGTTCGCCGACATCGCGACCAATTACCGGCTGACGCTCCGCAACGGAGTCCTGGTGCACCGCAAAGTGCCCGCCGATCCAGCGACGGCCGGCGCCACCGTCACGCTCGCCACCAAGGCGCGGCTGCTGATGTTCGCCGCGGGAGACGTCACCTCGCCAGGGGTTGAGGTCGCAGGCGACGCGAACGCGTTGCCCATGCTGCTAAGCGCCCTCGACCGGCCGAACCCGGGCTTCGACATCGTCACGCCCTAG